GATACGCTTAGCGCCTAGGATACTCCACCACTTCCAGCTCCACCAGCCGGAGGCCAAAGCGCAAGGCGGTGGCCCGGTCGGGGAGCCAGACGTCCACCCGCTGGCGCCACCTGCGGTTCATGAGGTCAGCTACCACGAAGAGGCGGCCCTCAAAGAGGTAGTTGAACTCCCCCTTGCCCCGGCCGTGGACGGTGCCCAGGTCCCTAAGGCGCACCTTGGTGCCAAAAGGGAGTGCCGGGAAGAGATCCCGGCTTACCGCCAAAACCCCAAGCCGGGTGCGCATCCCGGAAGCGGTCACAAAAGGGTCTCCCACGGTCTCATACACGCTAGAAGTGTAGGCGGTGGCCTGAAGGATGAGCCTCTTCTGGCCGGCTTGGGCAAACGCCCCTGCCATGGCGAACAAAAAGAGGACAAGGAGGCAGCCCCGCATAGCGCCCTTGAGTATGGACAGGAAACCACGAGGAACCTGAGAATCGTGAGGCCTCCCCCTCATCCTAAGGGCCCTGGGCTTGTATTGGATTCATTCTAAGAGATTAGGAAGTCCGCTGCATAGGGGGTTCCTTCGGCAGATCGGAATGAAAAAAGTGTTAGTGTCCTTTAGCTTGGTTTAATCTGGCTCAAAGGGAGGTCAGGGGCAGGTGTTGGAGATCTCCAGGG
The genomic region above belongs to Thermus sediminis and contains:
- a CDS encoding 3D domain-containing protein, with the protein product MRGCLLVLFLFAMAGAFAQAGQKRLILQATAYTSSVYETVGDPFVTASGMRTRLGVLAVSRDLFPALPFGTKVRLRDLGTVHGRGKGEFNYLFEGRLFVVADLMNRRWRQRVDVWLPDRATALRFGLRLVELEVVEYPRR